The DNA sequence CGGCGGGTCGTTCGGCATCTCCTTCGTCTCGTACCAGGAGGTGCCGAGGTCGGCGTTGAGGACGCCGGTGACCTGCCCGATCCAGTCCGTGCCGTTGGTGGTCGTGCCGAGCTGGGCGGCGAGCGTCGCCTGGCTCGGCAGGTTGCCGGTGCGCGCGGACATGGCGATCCGGGTGGCGGCCGGGCCGCACCAGTAGCCGGTCTCCTGGACCTGGTACTGGATGTTCAGCACGGCTTCGGTGCTCGCTTCGGCGACCGCGGGCAGTGAGACGAGCCCCATCGCGGCGACGAGCGTGACGAACCCCAGGCGGAATCTGCGCATGACGTTCCTTCCCCAGTTTCAGCGTCGGTTGGCCAACGCCTTACCGATGGATGATCTCGGCAAGGTCCGACGTTTGTCCCTCACCCACCCCGAACGGATCACGACGAAGGTAGGTTCGCCCGTGAACGCTCGTGCGCGCTGCGGGCAACTGGGGGCATGCAGGTGATCCACGAGGGATCGGAGATCTGGGGGCACGACCGCCCTGACCTGGGCGGAGCCGAGCCCGGGCCGGCGTTCGGCCGGCTCTTCGACGCCCACGCCACGCAGCTGCGCCGCTACCTCGCCCGCCGGGTCGGGCCCGAACCGGCGAACGACCTCGTCGCCGAGACGTTCCTGGTGGCGTTGCGCCGGCGCGAGAGCTACCGGCCGGAGCTGGGCACGGCCCGGTCGTGGCTGTACGGCATCGCGACCAACCTGCTCCGCCACCACGTGCGGTCCGAGCTGCGCGGCCTGCAGGCCACGGCGCGGCTGGCCCGCACCGGCGAAACCAGCCACGCGGGCCACGACGGCCGCGTGGCCGAGCGCGTCGACGCCCAGGTCCGGGCGGCGCAGCTGGCCGGGGCACTGGCCCGGCTCAGCCCGGCCGACCGCGACACACTGCTGCTCGTGTCGTGGGCCGGGCTGGAACCGGCGGAGGTGGCCGAAGCCCTCGGCATCCCACCGGGTACGGTCCGCTCCCGGTTGCACCGGATCAGACGCTGGCTCAGGACGAACGCCCCGGCCCAAGAGGAGGTGCAGGACCTTGCGTGAAGACAACGTCCGGAAGATCTGGTCCGAAGCCGAACTCGACGCGGCTTTGGCCGATCTGCACGGCGACGTCGACGACGAGGACGGGCTGGCGTTCGCCCGCGCGTCCCTGATGGCGGCGGCCGACGGGCCCGAGGCCCCGGCCCCCCGCCGCACCGGCACCTGGCGCTGGCTCGCCGTGGCGGCGGCGGTCGTCACACTGGTGGGCGGCCTGGCGGTCCTGACGTCGCTGCGGCCGTCGGACCCGGAGCCGGCCCGCCCGGCGGCGACCCTCGCCGACCTGGACCGGCCGCTGGAGCCGGGCGAGTTCCGCTACGCGCAGAAGCTCAGCTGGGTCCCGGAAACGGCGAACGGGAAGCCGTTCCAGGTCCAGCGCAAGGTGGAGCTGTGGATCCCGGCGGACCCGAAGGGCCTGTGGCACCGGCGCACGTCATCGACGGGCGCGGTGCGGGAGCTCCGCCCCGGCGAGGCGGTGCGGATCGACCAGACGCCCACCGACGAATACGGCCCGGGCGGCCGGTTCCCCGGCGAGCCCGCCCGGCCCGGGACGACGATGCCGCACTGGAACACGCCGTTCCAGAACTGGCTGAGCCCCGACGCCGCGCTGGTCGCCTCCCTGGTCCCGGACCGGGCGACGCTGGCCAAGCGCCTGAGCTACGACACCATCGACACCACCGACGACGGCCGGATCCACACCGCCACGGAGTCGCTCACGATGGTGCGCATGGTGCTGGAGCTGGGCCTGGTCCCGAAGGACGTCCGCTTCGCCCTGCGCGAGGCCCTCACCGAGGTCAACGGGCTCTTCGAGACCCCGGGCCGAGCCCCGGACGGCCGCCCGGCCACGGTGATCGGCGCGAAGGACACGGGCCAGCACCTCTACCTCGACCAGATGACGGCACAGCTGGTGGCCTGGGACTTCCCCACGGGAACCCCGACGACGACGACCACCCGGCCGGACGGAACGCCGAACTCCGTGGAGGCCCCGGTGAGCAGTGCCCACCGCCCACCCAGCTCGGCGATCTCGGCCCCGCTGGCCACGACGATCCCCCTCGCACCCCCGACACCACAGTTCCAGGCGCCGGAGACGGTGTACTCGTACGCGATCACCCGCACATCGGGCTGAGCGGCGCTCCGGGTTCCGGGGGGCAGCGACCCGAGCCAATCGACACCGGCGACCGAGCCCAGCACCCGGGACTGGCAGCAGCCCAAGCCAGTCGACACCGGCGACCAAGCCCAGCACCCGGGACTGGCAGCAGCCCAAGCCAGTCGACACCGACGGCCGGCGGCCTCCGAGCCAAGCCAGCTCGGCGGCCGCGGCAACCCGAGCTCGGCGCCCGGGGCCGCGGCAACCCACGCCGAGCACCGCAAGCCCGGCAGCGGCCCAAACCGAGCACCGCGGTCAGCGGCACCCCGAAGTTCGGGGTGCGCCGAGCACCGGAGTCAGCGCGCGTGGCTGGCCGCGTTCAGCGCGTCCGCGACGTTCGCCACTTCCAGTACCCGGATGCCCGCCGGTGGCTTTCCCGAGTCCGGTGGGACCAGCGCGTGCGTGAAGCCCAGCCGGGCCGCTTCCGCGAGGCGGCGGCTCACGCTCGGCACGCGGCGGATCTCGCCCGCCAGTCCGACCTCACCCACCGACACCAGCCGTGGCGACAAAGCGACATCGCCGAACGAGGACGTCAGCGCCAGCACCACCGCCAGGTCGATGCCCGGCTCGGTGATCTTCATGCCGCCGACCGTGGCCGTGTACACGTCCTTGTCGCCCAGCTTCAGGCCGCCGCGCTTCTCCAGGACCGCGAGGACCATCGCCACCCGCGCCGAATCCAGGCCGCTGACCGCGCGCCTCGGCTGGGGCGCCGACGTCGACGACACCAGCGCCTGTACCTCGCCGAGCAGCGGCCGCTTGCCCTCCATCGACACCGTGATCGCCGTGCCCGCGACCGGCTCGGCCGTGTGGCTGAGGAACAGCCCCGACGGGTCCGGGACGCCGACGATGCCTTCTTCCTGCAGCTCGAAGCAGCCGATCTCGTCGGAGGCGCCGAAGCGGTTCTTGATGCCGCGGAGCATCCGCAGCGTCGAGTGCTTGTCGCCCTCGAACTGCAGCACCACGTCCACCAGGTGCTCCAGCACGCGCGGGCCGGCCACCGAACCGTCCTTCGTGACGTGCCCCACCAGCACCACCGGCAGCCCGCGCTCCTTGGCCAGCGCGACCAGCCCGGACGTCACCGCGCGGACCTGCGTCACACCCCCTGGCGAGCCGTCGACCTGCGGGGACGCCATCGTCTGCACCGAGTCGACGATCAGCACGCCCGGTTTGACGTCGTCGACGTGCCCGAGGATGGCCGAAAGGTCGCTTTCCGCGGCGAGGTACATCCGGTCGTGGACGTTGCCCGTCCGCTCGGCGCGCAGCCGGACCTGGCCCGCGGACTCCTCGCCCGTGACGTACAAGGACCGGTCGACCGTCTTCGCCCACTGGTACGCGACCTCGAGGAGCAGCGTCGACTTGCCGACACCCGGCTCACCCGCGAGCAGCACCACCGCGCCCGGCACCAGGCCGCCGCCGAGCACCCGGTCGAGCTCCGAGACGCCGGTCTTCCGGGCTCGCGCCGCTTCTACGTCGACTTCGCCGATCGGCCGCGCCGGAGCGCTGGGCGCCCCGGCCGCGACGCGCTGGATGGCCGGCCTGGCCGGCACCCCGCGCTCCTCGAACGAGCCCCATTCCTGGCACTCCGGACACCGGCCCAGCCACTTGGCCGCTTCGTACCCGCAGCTGCCGCAGCGGTAGGTGGTCCCTTTCTTCACCCCGCGAGGCTAGCGGCGACCACCGACAAAACCGGGGACCTACTCCTTGGCGTGCGCCGGCGCCGCCACCGGCAGCTCGACGGTGACCGGTCCGGCGTTCTTGAAGACGAACGTGACCTTGATGACCTGACCCGGCCACAGCGGCTGCTTCAGCGCGGGCAGCGTCACGGTCGCCTGGCCGACCTTCTCGGGCGCGGTCGGCGTCGCCGCCGGGCCGGAGGACGGGACCTCGGAGGTGGCCGTCGCGGTCAGGTTGCCCGGGCTGGCGGTCGCCGAGCTGCTGCCGGTCGGGGTCGACGACGTGGGCGCCCCCGAAGACGACGGCGCGGCCGGGGTCGAGGTCTGCACCTCGTTGGTGGATTCGACGGCGTCGTCCGGGCCGACCACGAGCGAGTGCGCCGCCACGACGTCCTTGGAGCCGCCGATGGTGGCCTGGGTGCCGTCCTCGGTCGTGACCGAGACGAGCGAGTCGTCCTGGGCGCCCTGGTTCACGATCGTCAGCGTCAGCGCCGGGGTCGCGCCCACCGGGTAACCGGGGCCGGACGTCGGGTACTGGACCGCGGCGTTGCGCAGGACAATGGTCTTGACCTGGGCGTACGTGCCGTTGACCGCGGGCTGCTGCGAGTCGGTCTGGGTGATCTGGCCGGCCCCGCACCCGGCGAGCACGAGCGCGGCACCGAGCGCCAGCACGCCCGCGCCGAGCACGCGACGATTCTGCAGCCTCACGTCGCAGTCCTTCCCTTTTCACGGCCTCGTCCCCGCGAAGACTAGCCGGGGTCGATCTCCGGCACCGAACCGGTCCGCGTTGCGCCCAAGATCAACCGTCCAAAATGGATTTCGCGGTACCCGCCGAAACGCTTCCCCGCTACCTGCGTGAGCACGGGGGTCCGACGTTTGTCAACCCCCGCTCAGGCCGCTGACCTGCGAGGACGAGTCCGGCCCGCTAGGTGGGCACTGGCGGCCCGTGCTAGGATGGAGTCAGCGAAAGGGGCAGAGGACACATGGTTTTCAAGGTCGGAGAGACCGTCGTCTACCCGCACCACGGTGCCGCACTCATCGAAGCCATCGAGACCCGCGTGATCAAGGGTGAGGAAAAGAAGTACCTCGTCCTCAAGGTCGCGCAAGGGGATCTCACGGTTCGCGTGCCCGCTGACAACGCCGAGATCGTAGGCGTGCGCGATGTCGTCGGGCAAGAAGGACTGGACAAGGTCTTCGACGTTCTGCGTGCTCCGCACACCGAGGAGCCAACCAACTGGTCTCGTCGGTACAAGGCCAACCTCGAGAAGCTCGCCTCCGGCGATGTGAACAAGGTGGCCGAAGTGGTGCGCGACCTCTGGCGGCGAGAGAAGGACCGCGGACTTTCAGCCGGCGAGAAGCGCATGCTGGCGAAGGCGCGGCAAATTCTGGTCAGCGAGCTCGCGCTCGCGGAGGGCACCGACGAGGACAAGGCTGAGGTCCTCCTCGACGAAGTTCTGGAAACCGCGACGGTCTGAGCCCAGGGCAGCCTGCTCGTGGCTGCCTCTACGATCGCGAACCGATGAACGTCGTCGTGATCGTGACCGTCGCACATCATGCCTCCGACTGGGAGCTCGCTCTCACGCCGGTCCATGGTGAGGCGCTACTCACGCACACCGTGCGGGGGCTGCTCGACGTACCGGAAATCTCTTCGGTGCTCGTGGCGGCCCCCCAGCGGTGTGCGAAGTCGTATTCCGAGGCCCTCGAGGGGCTTCCGTGCCGGGTCGTCCCCGGCTCGCTCCGGCAGGCCTTCGCCGTCGTCGAGCCCGAAGTTCCCCGTGACTCAGTTGTACTCCTCCACGACGCTCTGCG is a window from the Amycolatopsis sp. cg9 genome containing:
- a CDS encoding C39 family peptidase is translated as MRRFRLGFVTLVAAMGLVSLPAVAEASTEAVLNIQYQVQETGYWCGPAATRIAMSARTGNLPSQATLAAQLGTTTNGTDWIGQVTGVLNADLGTSWYETKEMPNDPPTQAQRDLLWRDITLDINNGYPIVANIVAPANNHPPGYPNYTIYHYFTVIGYDSSDMTVKIADPASFGGNQIYWLSFDQLATLIPPKGYSA
- a CDS encoding CarD family transcriptional regulator, with product MVFKVGETVVYPHHGAALIEAIETRVIKGEEKKYLVLKVAQGDLTVRVPADNAEIVGVRDVVGQEGLDKVFDVLRAPHTEEPTNWSRRYKANLEKLASGDVNKVAEVVRDLWRREKDRGLSAGEKRMLAKARQILVSELALAEGTDEDKAEVLLDEVLETATV
- a CDS encoding RNA polymerase sigma factor gives rise to the protein MQVIHEGSEIWGHDRPDLGGAEPGPAFGRLFDAHATQLRRYLARRVGPEPANDLVAETFLVALRRRESYRPELGTARSWLYGIATNLLRHHVRSELRGLQATARLARTGETSHAGHDGRVAERVDAQVRAAQLAGALARLSPADRDTLLLVSWAGLEPAEVAEALGIPPGTVRSRLHRIRRWLRTNAPAQEEVQDLA
- the radA gene encoding DNA repair protein RadA produces the protein MKKGTTYRCGSCGYEAAKWLGRCPECQEWGSFEERGVPARPAIQRVAAGAPSAPARPIGEVDVEAARARKTGVSELDRVLGGGLVPGAVVLLAGEPGVGKSTLLLEVAYQWAKTVDRSLYVTGEESAGQVRLRAERTGNVHDRMYLAAESDLSAILGHVDDVKPGVLIVDSVQTMASPQVDGSPGGVTQVRAVTSGLVALAKERGLPVVLVGHVTKDGSVAGPRVLEHLVDVVLQFEGDKHSTLRMLRGIKNRFGASDEIGCFELQEEGIVGVPDPSGLFLSHTAEPVAGTAITVSMEGKRPLLGEVQALVSSTSAPQPRRAVSGLDSARVAMVLAVLEKRGGLKLGDKDVYTATVGGMKITEPGIDLAVVLALTSSFGDVALSPRLVSVGEVGLAGEIRRVPSVSRRLAEAARLGFTHALVPPDSGKPPAGIRVLEVANVADALNAASHAR